A single genomic interval of Syntrophaceae bacterium harbors:
- a CDS encoding peptide-binding protein → MNGRSFRAMAAILGLLLTILACAGSDRDEAPVAAREGRSVPATGDILVEGSIGDASNLIPLLATDSASHSISGLIFNGLVKYDRDLNIVGDLAESWDISKDGLVITFRLRKGVRWHDGQPFTAEDVLFTYRLTVDPKTPTAYAGDFLKVKKAEVLDPYTFRVTYDKPFAPALTSWSAAVMPRHLLEGTDVTRSPLARHPVGTGPYRFKEWKTGQKIVLVANPDYFEGRPYLDGRIMRVIPDMATLFLELRARGIDHMGLTPLQYTRQTETRYFRTHFRKYRYLAFAYTYMGFNLQNPMFADRRVRQALAHAVDKGELIDGILLGLGKEATGPFKPGTWQYNPNVRRYPYDPKKALELLAEAGWRDTDGDGILDKDGRRFEFELLTNQGNEVRAKTAEIVQRRLAEVGISVKIRIIEWAAFIKEFINKRRFDAVILGWTIPMDPDLYDVWHSSKTGPSELNFVSYSNPEVDALLEKGRGTFDRAERKRCYDRIQEILAEDQPYIFLYVPDALPIFHARIRGIDPAPIGIGHNVIRWYVPKEEQKYVMTQ, encoded by the coding sequence CTTCAGGGCGATGGCGGCCATCCTGGGGCTCCTGCTGACGATCCTCGCCTGTGCGGGCTCCGACAGGGACGAGGCACCCGTCGCCGCGCGCGAGGGCCGGAGCGTCCCCGCAACCGGCGACATCCTCGTCGAGGGCTCCATCGGGGACGCGAGCAACCTCATCCCCCTGCTGGCCACGGACAGCGCCTCGCACAGCATCTCGGGGCTCATCTTCAACGGTCTGGTGAAGTACGACCGGGACCTCAACATCGTCGGCGACCTGGCCGAGTCCTGGGACATCTCGAAGGACGGCCTCGTCATCACCTTCCGGCTGCGCAAGGGGGTCCGCTGGCACGACGGGCAGCCCTTCACGGCCGAAGACGTCCTGTTCACCTACCGGCTCACGGTCGACCCGAAGACGCCGACCGCCTACGCCGGCGACTTCCTGAAGGTGAAGAAGGCCGAGGTCCTCGACCCCTACACGTTCCGCGTCACCTATGACAAGCCCTTCGCCCCCGCGCTCACGAGCTGGAGCGCCGCCGTGATGCCCCGGCACCTCCTGGAGGGAACCGACGTGACACGCAGCCCGCTGGCGCGCCACCCCGTCGGCACGGGCCCCTACCGGTTCAAGGAGTGGAAGACGGGGCAGAAGATCGTCCTCGTCGCCAACCCGGATTACTTCGAGGGCCGGCCTTACCTCGACGGGCGCATCATGCGGGTCATCCCCGACATGGCCACCCTGTTCCTCGAGCTCCGGGCGCGGGGCATCGACCACATGGGGCTCACGCCCCTGCAGTACACGCGCCAGACGGAAACCCGGTACTTCCGGACCCACTTCCGGAAGTACCGCTACCTCGCCTTCGCCTACACGTACATGGGGTTCAACCTCCAGAACCCGATGTTCGCCGACCGGCGGGTCCGGCAGGCCCTGGCGCACGCCGTCGACAAGGGTGAGCTCATCGACGGCATCCTCCTGGGCCTCGGCAAGGAGGCCACGGGCCCCTTCAAGCCGGGCACCTGGCAGTACAACCCGAACGTGAGGCGCTACCCCTACGACCCGAAGAAGGCCCTCGAGCTTCTCGCGGAGGCGGGGTGGCGGGACACGGACGGCGACGGCATCCTCGACAAGGACGGCCGGCGCTTCGAGTTCGAGCTTCTCACCAACCAGGGCAACGAGGTCCGCGCCAAGACGGCCGAGATCGTGCAGCGCCGGCTCGCCGAGGTGGGCATCTCCGTGAAGATCCGCATCATCGAGTGGGCGGCCTTCATCAAGGAGTTCATCAACAAGCGCCGATTCGACGCCGTCATCCTCGGCTGGACGATCCCCATGGACCCCGACCTCTACGACGTCTGGCACTCGAGCAAGACGGGCCCCAGCGAGCTGAACTTCGTCTCCTACAGCAACCCCGAGGTCGATGCCCTGCTGGAGAAGGGCCGCGGCACTTTCGACCGCGCCGAGCGCAAGCGCTGCTACGACCGGATCCAGGAGATCCTCGCCGAGGACCAGCCCTACATCTTCCTCTACGTGCCCGATGCGCTGCCCATCTTCCACGCGAGGATCCGCGGGATCGACCCGGCCCCCATCGGCATCGGCCACAACGTGATCCGGTGGTACGTG